In Leuconostoc kimchii IMSNU 11154, the DNA window ACGCCTCAAAGATCGGCGTTAATGAAGAAAAAGCGCGCAAAGATTTGCGCGCTTTTTTGTGTGATAAAATAGAATAATAGGTGACATAAGAGAAAATACACTAATAGTTATTTAAGGGTCATTAACGAGAGGGGCATGCTATGGGACTTAAAATTTTTATGAATAATGCACGTACTGACCTACGTGCCAGTTTACTAGAAGATGTGCAAAAAAATCTACAACAAACCCCTAATTTGACAGTTTATTATATCGTTCCAAATCACGTTAAATTTGATAGTGAAGTTGATGTTTTAAAACAATTTGCTATTTTGAATGGGAAAACGTCGAAAAATAAGTTCTATGCACAAAGCCGATTACAAGTCTATTCATTAACGCGTTTAGCGTGGGCATTATTAAAAGATATGCCCGATGCGCAACCGAATATCATTCAAAATACAGGCTTATTTATTATGGTTTCTGATATTCTACGTGAGTATGCTGCACAATTACCTGTTTTTGCGCGAATGCAGTCTAAAAGTGGCTTCATTTCAGCATTAGTTAAGCAACTGGTTGAACTACGTGCAAGTCATATTTCACCCCAAGATTTATTACAAATTTTAAATGATGAGAGTCACGATGATACTTTTTTACGTCAAACACTTGCTAGTAAGTTACGTGATTTAGCCATCGTATCCGATGCTTTAACACGTAAAATAGGCACTGAACGTATCACACAGCAAGAGGTGCTACCTTTTTTTGCGACACAATTAGCGGCTACTCAGTTAGAAAATGTTGCTTTTTATTTTGATAATTTTAATGGTTTTACGAGTGCTGAAATGCAAGTTGTGAGCCAAATTTTGACACATTATCCAACGACAATAGCCTTATTGGGTGACGTCAAAAAATTAGGATATCAGCAGGCAGGTGATGTCTTTAATAAACCAATGCAAACAGCACAACAGCTCGTTTATTTAACAAAACAAGCTAACCAATCAGTAGAACTCATAGCTGCAACAAAACCAAGGCAGCTTAGTCACACTGTAAATCAAGTATTGTCGGCGTGGGAAAATCTAGGAGAGTACCGCGCCTTTAGTGGAGAAGTAGACAAGGTTGAATTACAGGCATTTGCAGCAGAAAATACTGTTGTTGAAATGCAAGAGATTGCACGTCGTGTCCGACGCCTTTTGGTTGAGCAACCGACACTACGATTGCGTGATATTTTAATTTTAGCGCGTGATTTAACACCTTACACGGCACATATTCCCGAAGTGATGTCACAATTTGATTTACCTTACTTTTTAGACACAGATCAAAAAATGGTGAACCATCCTTTGGTTGAATTAATTTTAAACTTACTGGTACCAGCTAAAGACAGATTTCAATATCAAAATGTTATGACGGTTTTAAAAACTAGTTTACTACGACCCTATAATCAGACCAGTTTAGTTCCTGAAGATGAGTTTTTCGATGTCGTCAGTTATTTTGATAATTATCTGTATGCAAATCGCCCCTATGAGAAAACTTGGCGTAATTTAGAAAAGCCCTTTGAATTATTCACCGTTGTTGGTCAAATTGATGACGATGATGCAACGATTGTTTCTGACGATGCTATCACAAATCGTCGAATTGAAACACTACGCCGATTTGTATTGACAGCGTTTGATGCGCTACAAGTTGCGTTGGATCAAGCAAAAACGACACAATTAGCGGCTACTAATTTGGTTACTTGGTTACAAAATTTTCATGTTGTTGATGCGATTACAGAGCAACGTGATGCCTTAATTTTAGCTGGTGAACTCACACGATCACGCCAAGGCGAAGAAGTTTGGCAGTTATTGACACAAACTTTAGATGAGATTGTTGAAATTAGTGGGAATGAACCGTTTGATTTAAGCGCATTCAAAGATGTTTTATCTACAGGATTCTCAGGTGCTAAATTTTCAGGTATTCCCAATAACTTAGATCAACTCACAATTTCTGA includes these proteins:
- a CDS encoding PD-(D/E)XK nuclease family protein, giving the protein MGLKIFMNNARTDLRASLLEDVQKNLQQTPNLTVYYIVPNHVKFDSEVDVLKQFAILNGKTSKNKFYAQSRLQVYSLTRLAWALLKDMPDAQPNIIQNTGLFIMVSDILREYAAQLPVFARMQSKSGFISALVKQLVELRASHISPQDLLQILNDESHDDTFLRQTLASKLRDLAIVSDALTRKIGTERITQQEVLPFFATQLAATQLENVAFYFDNFNGFTSAEMQVVSQILTHYPTTIALLGDVKKLGYQQAGDVFNKPMQTAQQLVYLTKQANQSVELIAATKPRQLSHTVNQVLSAWENLGEYRAFSGEVDKVELQAFAAENTVVEMQEIARRVRRLLVEQPTLRLRDILILARDLTPYTAHIPEVMSQFDLPYFLDTDQKMVNHPLVELILNLLVPAKDRFQYQNVMTVLKTSLLRPYNQTSLVPEDEFFDVVSYFDNYLYANRPYEKTWRNLEKPFELFTVVGQIDDDDATIVSDDAITNRRIETLRRFVLTAFDALQVALDQAKTTQLAATNLVTWLQNFHVVDAITEQRDALILAGELTRSRQGEEVWQLLTQTLDEIVEISGNEPFDLSAFKDVLSTGFSGAKFSGIPNNLDQLTISEAGIVQNNHYKQLFFIGGTRSNLPAQAKTTALINDAERLIVQPALKEAGVSKYLQNTAQQQMTEENLLFYGALAATTDNLTLSYPMLEASGKISEMSPFFKRLIATFNVSVEKVASKPHNGADLLKRYIGTARATLSELVKILPTQRTTAAFKAIQNTIADTQSDRLTRVLSAPNYKNTSQVLKPEFVHALFGDQLNVSISQLESYYRNPLGYFIQYGLKLKERATNELDVAQTGTLYHAVLEGVLKALIKENMSLRDITTPDLLILVQQKMTEIIQSPEYQLLQENGKMRATRDYLQRVSATLLMNLQRSARVNSAKPSHVEQLFGFPSQASLPPLKFSRGKVNVQVRGKIDRFDIQDQAHVFGTIIDYKSSGKQFDWGQAFDGLQMQLLTYWQAAQMNAQLLGVEAIGGAFFAQIAPEKQLIANFKGDIDDLLAGNVKPDIFKYRGLFVSEEDYIDSLDHSDDSRASQFYQLKRKNDGALYANSDFVDPEDFELLLSRNRDNINRAGEHILAGLFPLEPTIASLRYTSFADILRFDRSLGDTYRPEAPKGKANILKILRERDDHGDTIYD